In one window of Ruminococcus hominis DNA:
- a CDS encoding glycosyltransferase family 2 protein, translated as MKYISFAIPCYNSEAYMAQAIESILPGGEDVEILIVNDGSKDRTAEIGKEYEEKYPGIVKLINKENGGHGDAVNAGLSHASGKYFKVVDSDDWVDRISLMKILNVLKNFEEEEQEVDMLIANYVYEKVGMEHKKVIRYDNVLPENQILKWDEIGQFRIGQYILMHSVIYRTDMLKLCQLTLPKHTFYVDNIYVYYPLPHVRTLYYMNVDFYRYFIGREDQSVNEKVMISRIDQQIFVTKTMIDMYELRRIQSKKLRKYMLNYLAIMMTVSSILCIRSKKKENLEKKKELWQYLKQKDYGAFMKIRYGILGQTMNLPGRSGRKVSSMAYVVARRLIGFN; from the coding sequence ATGAAATATATATCATTTGCGATTCCGTGTTACAATTCGGAAGCTTATATGGCACAGGCAATCGAATCCATTCTTCCGGGAGGCGAAGATGTTGAAATTCTCATTGTAAATGATGGGTCAAAAGATCGCACAGCTGAGATTGGTAAAGAATATGAAGAAAAGTATCCGGGAATCGTTAAGCTTATTAATAAAGAAAACGGTGGACATGGGGATGCTGTAAATGCCGGATTATCACATGCAAGCGGAAAATATTTTAAAGTGGTAGACAGTGATGACTGGGTAGATCGGATTTCTTTGATGAAAATTCTGAATGTACTCAAAAATTTTGAAGAAGAAGAGCAGGAAGTAGACATGCTCATTGCAAACTATGTATATGAGAAAGTTGGAATGGAGCATAAAAAAGTAATCCGTTATGACAATGTACTTCCGGAAAATCAGATTTTAAAATGGGATGAGATTGGACAATTCCGTATCGGACAGTATATTTTGATGCATTCCGTTATTTATCGTACAGATATGTTGAAGCTTTGTCAGTTGACTTTGCCAAAGCATACATTTTATGTAGACAATATTTATGTATATTACCCACTTCCACATGTACGGACATTGTATTATATGAATGTAGATTTCTACCGTTATTTTATTGGAAGAGAAGATCAGTCTGTCAATGAGAAGGTAATGATCAGTAGGATAGACCAGCAGATTTTCGTGACAAAGACGATGATCGATATGTACGAGCTGCGCAGGATCCAGAGTAAAAAACTAAGAAAGTACATGTTGAATTATCTTGCAATCATGATGACAGTATCTTCAATTTTATGTATTCGTTCTAAGAAAAAAGAAAATCTGGAGAAGAAGAAAGAACTCTGGCAGTATTTAAAGCAAAAGGATTATGGAGCATTTATGAAGATACGGTATGGAATTTTGGGACAGACAATGAATCTGCCGGGACGCTCAGGAAGAAAAGTATCTTCAATGGCATATGTTGTGGCCAGAAGATTGATTGGGTTTAACTAA
- a CDS encoding IS4 family transposase has protein sequence MYMTPATIRKRFFSVLETAEKNIHLYVNTPGSDMTRHRLCPFSDTVKSTLCLTMNRTNTELFNFFMSQNKKVPSKSAFTQQRKKLIADFFPYLLKSFNEKIPFTKTYKGFHLVAVDGSDINLPTNKNDFEYRIKQARSDNVFFQMHLNTLFDICENRYITAVTQPRPKMNETQAFCHMVDHCNLPENTILIADRGYASLNTMAHLIEKKKFFLIRWKSPSAPSAFLKDILPAETESDREIVLDVTRSKKNKHLCHGDKMKIVKNKRTFEPIPIDDKKSVYTMKIRCTCIQLENGNYEYLISNLPLKNFSALDLRELYWKRWSIETSFRRLKYALSLVYLHSVNRELIIQEVYAKLIMYNFASLLHTFATEEKKKEQGKKKRKYEYKISFEDVLPIARRFIKHRMTNDIVKALMLRHQTAIRVKQQTARQVRSQTVKPLNNRA, from the coding sequence ATGTACATGACACCAGCAACTATTCGAAAACGTTTCTTCTCTGTTCTTGAAACAGCAGAGAAAAATATTCATTTGTATGTTAATACTCCAGGTTCAGATATGACCAGACACAGACTCTGTCCTTTTTCTGACACGGTAAAATCTACTCTCTGCCTCACCATGAATAGGACAAATACAGAATTATTTAACTTTTTTATGTCCCAAAACAAGAAAGTTCCATCTAAATCAGCTTTCACACAACAGCGAAAAAAACTAATTGCTGATTTTTTCCCGTATCTTTTAAAATCTTTTAATGAAAAAATTCCTTTTACCAAAACGTATAAAGGGTTTCATCTTGTTGCAGTAGATGGTTCTGATATTAATCTTCCTACTAATAAAAATGATTTTGAATATCGTATAAAACAGGCTCGAAGTGACAATGTGTTTTTTCAGATGCATTTGAACACTTTGTTTGATATCTGTGAAAACAGGTATATTACTGCTGTTACCCAACCACGCCCTAAAATGAATGAAACACAGGCTTTCTGTCATATGGTCGATCACTGTAATCTGCCAGAAAATACGATACTTATCGCAGATAGAGGATATGCCTCGCTAAACACAATGGCTCATTTAATTGAAAAAAAGAAATTTTTTCTCATTCGCTGGAAATCTCCGTCTGCACCATCTGCTTTTCTGAAAGATATTTTGCCAGCTGAAACAGAATCAGATAGAGAGATTGTTTTGGACGTAACAAGATCGAAAAAAAACAAGCATCTTTGTCATGGGGATAAAATGAAAATAGTAAAAAATAAAAGAACCTTCGAGCCGATTCCGATTGATGATAAGAAAAGTGTATATACCATGAAAATTCGATGCACCTGTATACAACTTGAAAATGGAAACTACGAATATTTGATTTCTAATTTACCATTAAAAAATTTTTCTGCACTGGATCTACGAGAACTTTACTGGAAAAGATGGTCTATTGAAACTTCTTTCCGACGCTTAAAATATGCGCTTTCACTAGTGTATTTACATTCGGTTAATCGGGAACTGATTATTCAAGAAGTATATGCAAAACTTATTATGTATAACTTTGCCTCACTTCTTCACACCTTTGCTACAGAAGAAAAAAAGAAAGAGCAAGGAAAGAAAAAAAGGAAATATGAATACAAAATATCCTTTGAAGATGTTCTTCCTATTGCACGAAGATTCATAAAACATCGAATGACGAATGATATAGTAAAAGCTCTAATGCTACGACATCAAACAGCTATTAGGGTGAAACAACAGACCGCTCGACAGGTCAGATCACAAACTGTAAAGCCGTTAAACAATAGAGCTTAA
- a CDS encoding MATE family efflux transporter yields MAESNKMKDMPVNKLMIQMGIPMILSMALQAVYNIVDSAFVGNMRVGSESALNALTLVFPVQMLMVAIGIGTGVGTNALLARTLGQGNHKKAAKVAGNSLFLGVIIYVICLLFGIFGVKAYISSQTVDAEVLAMGISYLRICCVISFGIIFFSLFEKLLQATGRSLYSTIGQVVGAVVNIVLDPIMIYGIGPVPEMGVKGAAYATVIGQVASAVLLFIFHIKLNKEFGHGIKNMKPELAIIKEIYAIGLPAIIAQALMSIMVYVMNLILKFNPSAQTAYGLFYKVQQFVLFLAFGLRDAITPIIAFAYGMRSKKRIQDGMKYGLLYTIVLMILGVAITEIFPNAFATLFNAGQSREYFIGAMRIISISFIFAGINVAYQGIYQALDGGMESLIISLLRQLVIILPLAGVFSMIVRNGQVGILLIWWAFPITEIIACAVGDVFLKKIRKTKVNVLN; encoded by the coding sequence ATGGCGGAGAGTAACAAGATGAAGGATATGCCGGTGAATAAGCTGATGATCCAGATGGGAATCCCGATGATCTTATCCATGGCATTGCAGGCGGTCTATAATATTGTAGACAGTGCTTTTGTTGGAAACATGAGAGTGGGGAGTGAATCAGCATTAAATGCACTGACATTAGTATTTCCGGTTCAGATGCTTATGGTTGCAATAGGAATCGGAACGGGAGTGGGAACAAATGCACTTCTCGCAAGAACACTTGGACAGGGAAATCATAAAAAAGCTGCAAAAGTTGCAGGAAACAGTCTGTTTCTTGGAGTAATTATTTATGTGATCTGCTTGTTATTTGGTATATTTGGCGTGAAAGCGTATATTTCTTCACAGACAGTCGATGCAGAAGTTCTTGCGATGGGAATCAGTTATTTAAGAATATGCTGCGTGATTTCATTTGGAATTATTTTCTTTTCATTATTTGAAAAATTACTGCAGGCTACAGGACGCTCTCTTTATTCTACAATTGGTCAGGTAGTAGGAGCGGTTGTAAACATTGTTCTGGATCCGATTATGATTTATGGAATTGGCCCGGTTCCGGAAATGGGAGTAAAAGGTGCTGCATATGCGACCGTAATTGGTCAGGTAGCATCTGCTGTATTGTTGTTTATTTTTCATATAAAATTAAATAAAGAATTTGGTCATGGAATAAAAAACATGAAGCCTGAACTGGCAATTATAAAGGAAATATATGCAATTGGACTTCCGGCTATCATAGCCCAGGCGTTGATGTCTATTATGGTATATGTAATGAATCTTATTTTGAAATTTAATCCATCAGCACAGACGGCATATGGACTGTTTTATAAGGTTCAGCAGTTCGTGTTATTCCTGGCTTTTGGACTGAGAGATGCGATTACACCGATAATAGCTTTTGCTTATGGAATGCGCAGCAAAAAGAGAATTCAAGACGGAATGAAATACGGGCTCTTGTACACCATTGTACTTATGATTTTGGGTGTAGCTATTACAGAAATTTTTCCAAATGCATTTGCAACTCTATTCAACGCCGGACAGTCAAGAGAGTATTTTATTGGTGCGATGAGAATTATATCAATCAGTTTTATATTTGCAGGAATCAATGTAGCATATCAGGGAATTTATCAGGCATTGGATGGTGGTATGGAATCGCTGATAATTTCACTTTTAAGACAGCTTGTTATTATATTGCCGCTTGCGGGTGTATTTTCTATGATTGTTCGAAATGGACAGGTCGGAATCTTGCTGATCTGGTGGGCATTTCCAATAACAGAGATTATAGCATGTGCCGTAGGGGATGTATTTTTGAAGAAGATCAGGAAAACGAAAGTAAATGTTTTAAATTAA
- a CDS encoding 6-phosphofructokinase encodes MKKNAIVGQSGGPTAVINASLYGVVYEALNREDVFGNVYGMINGIEGFLHDQLMDMKPLDTSGELELIKTTPGSYLGSCRYKLPEDLSDTVYPKLFEKFEKYNIGYFFYIGGNDSMDTVSKLSRYAASINSDIRFMGLPKTIDNDLVLTDHTPGFGSAAKYVASTVREIAIDASVYDNKQSVTIVEIMGRHAGWLTAASALARKFKNDNPVLIYLPEVAFDQDAFIEKIKSSLETTSNLVVCISEGIHTADGTFICELGSEVGVDTFGHKMLTGSGKYLENLVKERLGVKVRSVELNVSQRCSSAMLSKTDQKEAIASGSFGVTAAIKGETGKMVAFKRQSPLTLDADYVLNYATEDVNEICNKEKTVPLEWISEDGSDVTEAFLAYARPLVRGNVLVPTDEDDLPKFAYRK; translated from the coding sequence ATGAAGAAAAATGCAATTGTCGGTCAGTCCGGCGGACCTACCGCAGTAATTAATGCCAGCCTGTACGGAGTTGTCTACGAAGCTTTGAATCGCGAGGATGTATTTGGTAATGTTTATGGCATGATCAACGGGATTGAAGGTTTCCTGCACGACCAGCTGATGGACATGAAACCTCTGGATACATCCGGAGAACTTGAATTGATCAAGACAACACCGGGCTCTTATCTTGGTTCCTGCCGATATAAACTGCCGGAAGATTTAAGCGACACTGTTTATCCAAAATTATTTGAAAAATTTGAAAAATATAACATTGGATACTTTTTCTATATTGGTGGAAATGATTCCATGGATACAGTCAGCAAGCTTTCCCGCTATGCTGCATCAATCAACAGTGATATTCGTTTTATGGGACTTCCTAAAACAATCGATAATGACCTTGTACTCACCGATCATACACCTGGTTTTGGAAGTGCTGCCAAGTATGTTGCTTCCACAGTAAGAGAAATTGCTATTGACGCTTCTGTTTATGACAACAAACAATCTGTTACCATTGTAGAAATTATGGGACGTCATGCCGGATGGCTTACTGCTGCCAGTGCATTGGCAAGAAAATTTAAAAATGATAATCCAGTGTTGATCTATCTGCCGGAAGTTGCATTTGACCAGGATGCATTTATCGAAAAAATAAAATCAAGTCTTGAGACAACTTCCAACCTGGTTGTTTGTATTTCAGAAGGTATCCACACTGCAGACGGAACATTTATCTGTGAGCTTGGCAGTGAAGTCGGCGTAGATACATTCGGTCATAAGATGCTGACTGGTTCCGGAAAGTATCTGGAGAATCTGGTTAAAGAGCGTCTTGGAGTTAAAGTACGTTCTGTTGAGTTAAATGTATCTCAGCGTTGCTCTAGTGCAATGCTCTCCAAAACTGACCAGAAGGAAGCCATCGCTTCCGGTTCTTTCGGTGTCACTGCCGCAATAAAAGGCGAAACCGGAAAAATGGTCGCATTCAAACGCCAGTCTCCTCTCACACTTGATGCAGACTATGTGTTAAATTATGCAACAGAAGATGTGAATGAAATCTGTAATAAAGAAAAGACTGTCCCTCTGGAATGGATTTCCGAAGATGGCTCTGATGTTACAGAAGCTTTTCTTGCATATGCAAGACCTCTTGTTCGTGGAAATGTTCTGGTTCCAACTGATGAAGATGATCTTCCGAAATTTGCATACCGTAAATAA
- a CDS encoding XTP/dITP diphosphatase, whose protein sequence is MERRIVFATGNQNKMKEIRMILEDLGMPIYSMKELGIEEDIVEDGETFEANAEIKARAIAKHLPNDIILADDSGLEIDYLDKAPGVYSARFAGEDTSYDIKNNLLLDKLKGVPDEKRTARFVCVICAVFPDGAVESARGTIEGRIAHEIMGENGFGYDPIFYYPECQCTTAQMDPEMKNELSHRGKALRKMREMIEKKYGKVTE, encoded by the coding sequence ATGGAAAGAAGAATTGTTTTTGCAACAGGAAATCAAAATAAGATGAAAGAAATCCGTATGATACTGGAAGATTTGGGAATGCCAATCTATTCGATGAAGGAATTAGGAATTGAGGAAGATATCGTAGAAGACGGAGAGACATTTGAAGCAAATGCAGAGATTAAAGCAAGAGCAATTGCGAAACATTTGCCAAATGATATTATTCTGGCAGATGATTCAGGATTGGAAATTGATTATCTGGATAAAGCTCCCGGTGTTTATTCGGCTCGTTTTGCGGGAGAAGATACTTCTTATGATATTAAAAATAATCTGTTGCTGGACAAATTGAAAGGCGTTCCGGATGAGAAACGTACTGCACGTTTTGTATGTGTTATTTGCGCTGTGTTCCCTGATGGGGCAGTAGAGTCAGCCAGAGGAACTATTGAGGGAAGAATTGCGCATGAAATTATGGGGGAAAATGGATTCGGTTACGATCCGATTTTCTATTATCCGGAGTGTCAATGTACAACAGCCCAGATGGATCCGGAGATGAAAAATGAATTGAGCCATAGAGGGAAAGCACTTCGTAAAATGCGTGAAATGATTGAAAAGAAATACGGAAAGGTAACAGAATGA
- a CDS encoding PadR family transcriptional regulator: protein MAVDRSLVSGSTTMLLLKLLSEKDMYGYEMIETLREKSQNVFELKAGTLYPLLHGMEDKKYLTVYEKEVGGKVRKYYSITKTGRKVLAEKKEEWEIYSSAVVNVLNAAVC, encoded by the coding sequence ATGGCAGTTGATAGAAGTCTGGTATCAGGAAGCACAACGATGTTGTTATTAAAGCTTTTATCTGAAAAGGATATGTATGGTTACGAGATGATCGAGACCTTAAGAGAAAAGTCCCAGAATGTATTTGAATTAAAGGCAGGAACATTATATCCATTACTTCATGGGATGGAAGATAAGAAATATCTGACGGTCTATGAGAAAGAGGTTGGCGGCAAGGTCCGTAAGTATTACAGTATTACGAAAACTGGGAGGAAAGTTTTAGCAGAGAAGAAAGAAGAGTGGGAAATTTATTCATCAGCTGTAGTGAATGTGCTAAATGCAGCGGTTTGTTAG
- a CDS encoding AAA family ATPase, with protein sequence MQRRIITISREFGSGGRFIGEEVAKKLGIAYYDKNIISQIAEESGLSPEYIQESAELSPKKGLFAYAFAGRDITGKSIEDIVYEAQRKVILELAEKESCVIVGRNADFILQDRDDVLNVFIHGNMPEKTQRISRLYNVSEQEAVKMMADVDKRRMINYNFYTEQRWGKASNYTLCLNSSQLGYERCEEIIMECVEE encoded by the coding sequence ATGCAAAGAAGAATTATTACGATTAGTAGAGAATTTGGAAGTGGTGGTCGCTTTATCGGGGAGGAAGTAGCAAAGAAACTTGGAATTGCATATTACGATAAAAACATCATCAGTCAGATTGCAGAGGAGTCCGGCTTATCACCGGAATATATTCAGGAAAGTGCAGAGTTATCACCGAAGAAAGGTTTATTTGCATATGCGTTTGCAGGACGTGACATTACAGGAAAATCGATAGAGGATATCGTGTATGAGGCACAGAGGAAGGTTATTTTAGAACTGGCAGAGAAAGAATCTTGTGTGATAGTCGGAAGAAATGCAGATTTTATACTGCAAGATAGAGACGATGTACTTAATGTGTTTATTCATGGTAATATGCCGGAAAAAACACAGCGGATCAGCCGTTTATACAATGTAAGTGAACAGGAAGCAGTAAAAATGATGGCAGATGTGGATAAAAGACGTATGATAAATTATAACTTCTATACGGAACAGAGATGGGGAAAGGCAAGTAACTATACACTGTGTCTGAACAGCTCACAGCTTGGATATGAGAGGTGTGAGGAAATCATTATGGAATGTGTGGAAGAATAA
- a CDS encoding bifunctional metallophosphatase/5'-nucleotidase — translation MKKWKKVVVYILSVTMLIPLLLGFSVQAADGAKKLDVLFTHDTHSHLNSFSTVINGEKEEVGGFAKIKTLIDEQKKNNPDTLLLDGGDFSMGTLIQAVYDTEAAELRMLGYLGYDVTTLGNHEFDYRSKGLANMLEAAKNSGETVPNLVVCNVDWDAMEDAGLSEGQSQIKSAFETYGVKDYVVVQKGDVKIAVLGVFGKDALTCAPTCELIFKDPIEAVKQTVEEIKKNEKVDMIACVSHSGTWDDEDKSEDELIAKAVPDIDLIISGHTHSQLDEPIQHGNTYIVSCGEYGRNLGSLSLTQKEDGRWDLTSYKLIPVSDEIKADEETQQKIDALMDTVDEKYLSNFGYTREEILAENNVEFNSLQDMGTKHEELNLGNIMSDAYVYAVENSKYYDGDAVDVAVVPSGTVRDTYTKGDITVEAVYNSFSLGIGKDGLAGYPLISAYLTGKELKLAAELDASISDFMTTARLYCSGLNFTFNPHRMILNKVTDCYLTDADGERVEIQDDKLYHVVTDLYTGQMLGSVMGMSYGLLAITPKDKDGNPIENLEDQAIMEGDRELKAWDAIARYMQSFDDTDGDGIANVPEYYATTHGRKVVDDSKNIIDLVKHPNKYFVMIVGVVIVIILLIVLLIFLIRKIVRRLKRRKEK, via the coding sequence ATGAAAAAATGGAAGAAGGTAGTGGTATATATACTTTCGGTCACAATGCTGATTCCATTGCTGTTGGGATTTTCAGTTCAGGCAGCGGATGGGGCAAAGAAACTGGATGTATTATTTACCCACGACACACACTCGCATTTAAACAGCTTCTCAACAGTTATAAATGGTGAGAAGGAAGAAGTGGGAGGTTTTGCGAAAATCAAGACATTGATTGATGAGCAAAAGAAGAACAATCCGGATACGCTTTTGTTGGATGGTGGGGATTTTTCGATGGGAACGCTGATTCAGGCAGTATATGATACAGAGGCAGCTGAACTTCGTATGTTAGGGTATCTCGGATACGATGTGACGACACTGGGAAATCATGAATTTGATTATCGCTCCAAGGGTCTTGCAAATATGCTGGAAGCGGCAAAGAATTCCGGTGAAACAGTACCGAATCTGGTAGTGTGTAATGTAGATTGGGATGCGATGGAAGACGCTGGTTTAAGCGAGGGACAAAGCCAGATAAAATCAGCATTTGAGACATATGGTGTAAAAGATTATGTGGTGGTTCAAAAAGGTGATGTAAAGATTGCTGTGCTGGGGGTGTTTGGAAAAGACGCATTGACATGTGCACCGACATGTGAACTGATTTTTAAAGATCCGATAGAAGCAGTAAAGCAAACAGTAGAAGAAATTAAGAAAAATGAGAAAGTGGATATGATTGCCTGTGTATCTCATAGTGGAACCTGGGATGATGAAGATAAGTCTGAGGATGAGCTTATTGCAAAAGCAGTGCCGGATATTGATTTGATTATTAGTGGACATACACATTCTCAGTTAGACGAGCCAATTCAACATGGAAATACATATATTGTATCCTGTGGGGAATACGGAAGAAATCTTGGTTCGCTTTCGCTGACACAGAAAGAAGATGGCCGATGGGATTTAACATCGTATAAATTAATTCCAGTATCAGATGAGATAAAAGCAGATGAAGAAACACAACAGAAGATTGATGCATTGATGGATACAGTAGATGAAAAATATCTTTCTAATTTTGGGTATACAAGAGAGGAAATTCTTGCGGAAAATAATGTGGAATTCAATAGTTTGCAAGATATGGGTACAAAGCATGAAGAGTTAAATCTTGGAAATATCATGTCAGATGCTTATGTATATGCTGTCGAAAATTCAAAATATTATGATGGAGATGCAGTAGACGTGGCTGTTGTTCCTAGTGGAACAGTCCGAGATACGTATACAAAAGGCGATATTACAGTAGAGGCAGTTTATAATTCATTTTCACTGGGAATCGGAAAAGACGGACTTGCCGGATATCCTTTGATCAGTGCGTATCTGACGGGCAAAGAATTAAAGCTGGCAGCGGAATTAGATGCTTCAATTTCGGATTTTATGACAACCGCAAGACTGTATTGCAGCGGGTTAAACTTTACATTTAACCCACACAGAATGATTTTAAATAAAGTTACAGATTGCTATCTGACAGATGCAGATGGTGAAAGAGTAGAGATTCAAGATGATAAATTATATCATGTAGTGACAGACCTTTATACAGGACAAATGCTTGGGTCAGTGATGGGTATGTCATATGGCTTACTGGCAATCACGCCGAAAGATAAGGATGGAAATCCGATAGAAAACCTGGAAGATCAGGCAATCATGGAAGGCGACAGAGAATTAAAAGCCTGGGATGCAATCGCAAGATATATGCAGTCTTTTGATGATACAGATGGAGATGGAATTGCAAATGTTCCAGAGTATTATGCAACAACACATGGACGTAAAGTTGTAGATGACAGTAAAAATATAATTGATCTGGTAAAGCATCCGAATAAGTATTTTGTGATGATAGTAGGAGTTGTTATCGTAATTATTTTACTTATTGTTCTGCTTATTTTCCTGATTCGAAAAATTGTCCGCAGATTAAAAAGACGTAAAGAGAAATAA
- a CDS encoding metallophosphoesterase family protein, protein MRVLIVSDTHGKHYNLDRALEDAGKIDMFIHLGDVEGGEDYIEAVVECEKHIVAGNNDFFSQLPREDEFYIGNKKAFITHGHNYSVSMTKEQILEEGKVRGADIVMFGHTHQPYFEQKDGITLLNPGSLSYPRQIGRKGSYMLLDVKPDGKMNFEERYLDI, encoded by the coding sequence ATGAGAGTATTAATTGTCAGTGATACACATGGAAAACATTACAATCTTGATCGGGCACTGGAAGATGCAGGCAAAATTGATATGTTTATCCACCTTGGTGATGTAGAGGGTGGAGAAGATTATATTGAAGCAGTAGTAGAATGTGAAAAACATATTGTGGCAGGAAATAATGATTTTTTTTCACAGCTGCCACGAGAGGATGAGTTCTATATAGGAAATAAAAAAGCATTTATTACGCATGGGCATAATTATTCTGTATCTATGACAAAAGAGCAGATTCTCGAAGAAGGAAAGGTGCGAGGCGCGGATATTGTAATGTTCGGGCATACGCATCAACCGTATTTTGAACAGAAAGATGGAATTACGCTTCTTAATCCGGGAAGTCTGTCGTACCCAAGACAGATTGGAAGAAAGGGAAGTTATATGCTTCTTGATGTGAAACCGGATGGGAAGATGAATTTTGAAGAGCGTTATCTTGATATTTAG
- a CDS encoding permease prefix domain 1-containing protein, producing the protein MRREEYLHILTEQIRCKMARATIEQEINDHIEDQKAEFLGEGMGQTEAEEAAIREMGDPVEVGLEMDRIHRPTMAWGMIALIVGLSLAGYLLRSVMYQTVLGIEQSAGKTEELFWVGASSSWHTSLELPALLLGLVLMIGICYMDYTRIAVYAKPILIAYQVLLFIGLQVAGAKMYGSTRYIIMPFGNIVLNLIDLLWLTIPLFAAILYSYRGQGYRGILKAILWMIIPSYFLIIRCQSLIAAMILEVVYCVVLAAAVYKGWFQVCKKAVLTGIGVVVVLIPVLLAGGIWCFGMAYQKERIAAIFSIGDYAVDFPRVNVIREMISGSSAFHGNPQFKELLTYVDGRVHLLASVVAAYGILAGILLVLCLVVLILRFAKISLNQKNQLGMVMGTGCTALFLIQAIVFILENLGGVGEMGIYCPFFGTERSGILASYILLGLLLSICRYQKTAPEPVIRKKNVPG; encoded by the coding sequence ATGAGACGAGAGGAGTATTTGCATATATTAACAGAACAGATTCGCTGTAAGATGGCAAGAGCGACGATAGAACAGGAAATCAATGATCACATTGAGGATCAGAAAGCAGAATTCCTAGGTGAGGGAATGGGTCAGACAGAAGCGGAAGAAGCTGCGATTCGAGAGATGGGAGATCCGGTAGAAGTCGGGCTTGAGATGGACAGAATCCACCGGCCGACAATGGCGTGGGGGATGATCGCACTGATCGTTGGATTAAGTCTTGCAGGCTATCTTTTACGAAGTGTTATGTATCAGACCGTTTTAGGTATTGAGCAGAGTGCGGGAAAAACAGAAGAATTGTTCTGGGTAGGAGCGTCATCGAGCTGGCATACATCTCTGGAACTGCCGGCACTTTTACTCGGACTTGTGCTGATGATCGGCATTTGCTATATGGATTATACGAGGATTGCGGTTTATGCAAAACCAATCTTGATCGCATATCAGGTGTTACTTTTCATTGGACTGCAGGTCGCCGGTGCGAAAATGTATGGGTCAACAAGATATATCATAATGCCTTTCGGAAATATTGTATTGAATCTGATTGATTTGCTCTGGCTGACAATTCCGTTGTTTGCAGCGATATTATATAGTTACAGAGGTCAGGGATACCGAGGAATTTTAAAGGCAATCCTCTGGATGATCATTCCGTCTTATTTTCTGATCATAAGATGCCAGAGCCTGATTGCGGCAATGATACTGGAAGTGGTTTATTGTGTGGTTTTGGCGGCGGCTGTTTACAAAGGCTGGTTTCAGGTTTGTAAAAAAGCAGTACTTACGGGAATCGGAGTAGTTGTTGTTCTGATACCGGTACTGCTTGCAGGAGGCATCTGGTGTTTTGGCATGGCTTACCAGAAAGAGCGTATAGCGGCTATTTTCTCGATCGGTGATTATGCAGTAGATTTCCCAAGAGTCAATGTGATTCGGGAAATGATTTCCGGAAGCTCAGCATTTCATGGCAATCCGCAGTTTAAAGAACTTCTGACATACGTAGACGGAAGAGTCCATCTGCTTGCAAGTGTGGTAGCTGCTTACGGAATCCTAGCAGGTATTCTGTTGGTTCTTTGTCTGGTAGTTCTGATTCTTCGGTTTGCCAAGATTTCGTTAAATCAGAAGAACCAGCTTGGAATGGTGATGGGAACAGGATGCACGGCGTTGTTCCTGATTCAGGCAATTGTTTTTATCTTAGAGAATCTGGGTGGAGTTGGTGAGATGGGAATCTACTGTCCATTTTTTGGGACGGAAAGATCAGGAATCCTGGCTTCTTATATTTTGCTTGGATTACTGCTTAGTATCTGCAGGTATCAGAAAACAGCACCGGAACCGGTAATCCGAAAAAAGAATGTTCCTGGATAG